One genomic region from Leptolyngbyaceae cyanobacterium JSC-12 encodes:
- a CDS encoding ABC-type nitrate/sulfonate/bicarbonate transport system, periplasmic component (IMG reference gene:2510096364): MSQLSRRKFIATAGVTAIGAIALKGCAGNPPETGGQASSPVASPAANVGGGEGPEIATARIGYIPIFESAPLIVAQEKGFFAKYGMTGVQVLKQSSWGSARDNLVIGAEGGGIDGSQWQMPMPYLINEGIITDNKKIPMYVLMQTSTQGNGIAIANKHLGKGLHLDVSKAKGYIDQLKSAGTPFTAAYTFPAANQELWIRYWLAAGGINPDTDVKLITVSPAQTVANMKTGTMDGFSTGDPWPYRILADKIGFMAALTAQIWPNHPEEYFAMRADWVDKHPKATKALMKGIMEAQQWCDKPENRKELAKILSGRQFIGLAPEILAPPLDGKYTMGDGQPDINDVTKGPLFWKDAKGSVSYPYQSHDTWFLTENIRWGMIPAETDVKAWVGKVNREDLWREAAKEAGIADADIPKEKTRGVETFFDGIKFDANDPTAYLKSLKVKKVNV; this comes from the coding sequence GTGTCTCAACTTTCAAGAAGAAAGTTCATTGCTACTGCAGGTGTTACTGCAATTGGTGCGATCGCACTTAAAGGATGTGCTGGAAACCCACCCGAAACTGGTGGACAAGCGTCATCTCCAGTTGCCAGTCCAGCCGCAAATGTGGGGGGTGGTGAAGGTCCAGAAATCGCAACTGCCCGGATTGGATATATCCCAATTTTTGAGTCTGCCCCCTTAATTGTTGCTCAAGAAAAAGGCTTTTTTGCCAAATATGGCATGACAGGTGTGCAAGTTCTAAAACAGTCATCCTGGGGATCTGCTCGCGACAATCTAGTGATTGGTGCAGAGGGAGGAGGCATTGATGGTAGCCAGTGGCAGATGCCTATGCCTTACTTAATCAATGAGGGAATCATTACCGACAACAAAAAAATTCCCATGTACGTGTTGATGCAAACTTCAACCCAGGGTAATGGCATTGCGATCGCCAACAAACACCTCGGCAAAGGGTTGCATCTAGATGTTTCTAAAGCCAAAGGCTACATCGACCAACTCAAAAGTGCAGGCACACCGTTTACAGCCGCCTACACCTTCCCTGCTGCCAATCAAGAACTTTGGATTCGCTACTGGCTGGCAGCAGGCGGCATCAATCCAGATACCGATGTCAAACTCATCACAGTTTCTCCGGCTCAAACCGTAGCCAATATGAAGACAGGCACAATGGATGGATTTAGTACAGGTGATCCCTGGCCCTACCGCATCCTGGCAGACAAAATTGGCTTCATGGCAGCACTGACTGCCCAAATCTGGCCCAACCACCCAGAAGAATACTTTGCCATGCGGGCAGACTGGGTCGATAAGCACCCCAAAGCCACAAAAGCTCTAATGAAAGGCATCATGGAAGCTCAACAATGGTGCGACAAGCCTGAAAACCGTAAAGAACTGGCGAAAATTCTTTCTGGACGGCAATTTATTGGACTTGCTCCAGAGATTCTTGCTCCTCCACTGGATGGCAAATACACCATGGGCGACGGGCAACCCGATATCAACGATGTCACAAAGGGTCCCCTATTTTGGAAAGATGCGAAGGGCAGTGTGTCGTATCCATATCAAAGTCACGATACCTGGTTCCTAACAGAAAACATCCGTTGGGGCATGATTCCTGCCGAAACTGACGTCAAGGCATGGGTTGGTAAGGTGAATCGAGAAGACCTCTGGCGTGAAGCTGCAAAAGAAGCTGGAATTGCCGATGCAGACATTCCCAAAGAAAAGACTCGTGGCGTTGAAACCTTCTTTGATGGCATCAAGTTTGATGCAAATGACCCAACTGCCTATCTCAAGAGCTTGAAAGTTAAAAAGGTCAACGTTTAG
- a CDS encoding carbonic anhydrase (IMG reference gene:2510096363~PFAM: Carbonic anhydrase), whose protein sequence is MSRINGFLGRRNLIKLMGIAGVSAVATTACNQVKQPSTAQAPASPAAQPVADANNKTKEPYVRPFSDDMTPDQALQLLVEGNKRFTEQRLAHPRQDFARLTETGADQFPFAAFLSCADSRVPVEVVFDQGIGDCFVVRMAGNVATPEGIGSLEFGTAVLGSKVLVVLGHEGCGAVNAVLRKQKLPAESKIGTLVPYIEPGVDKAKNKSGNDLVNSIKDTTLVHTTWQVTEVEKTIANQLGRRACKICSFVCP, encoded by the coding sequence ATGAGTCGCATTAATGGTTTTTTGGGTCGCCGAAATTTGATCAAACTGATGGGAATTGCTGGAGTCAGCGCGGTTGCCACAACCGCCTGTAATCAGGTAAAGCAACCTTCCACAGCCCAGGCACCTGCTTCGCCTGCTGCTCAACCTGTTGCCGACGCCAACAACAAAACTAAGGAGCCTTATGTTCGCCCCTTCTCGGACGATATGACTCCAGATCAGGCGTTGCAACTTCTGGTGGAAGGCAATAAGCGCTTTACCGAACAACGGCTTGCCCACCCTCGACAAGACTTTGCTCGCCTGACTGAGACTGGAGCCGACCAGTTTCCTTTTGCTGCTTTTTTAAGCTGCGCCGATTCACGAGTGCCTGTTGAAGTGGTGTTTGATCAGGGGATTGGTGATTGTTTTGTGGTGCGGATGGCAGGTAACGTGGCAACTCCAGAAGGCATTGGGAGTTTGGAATTTGGAACTGCTGTGTTGGGGTCGAAAGTGCTGGTCGTGCTAGGGCATGAGGGGTGTGGTGCCGTGAATGCTGTGCTTCGAAAACAGAAGCTACCTGCTGAGAGTAAGATTGGCACTTTAGTTCCTTATATTGAACCGGGAGTGGACAAGGCAAAAAACAAATCTGGAAATGATTTGGTGAATTCCATTAAGGACACAACGCTAGTACACACAACTTGGCAAGTTACCGAAGTAGAAAAAACGATCGCCAATCAACTGGGGAGGAGAGCTTGTAAAATCTGTTCATTTGTATGTCCGTGA
- a CDS encoding hypothetical protein (IMG reference gene:2510096362), with product MLPFVAVPSTIAQEFGKYRDLFCRGAGFEQVSRYVTGLLLSENKTLQGIAGQWVAGGEVGGRRAMHAAVFEAGWRSSELMSHHRAVIAKEHQGRGREVISLDWTLSHHDWGKQIFGVKRSYDYVEHRMSCFQTVVTATIANRHLIDGIDVVVQFPDFSVAEREYLKVTAKSHYDDLDQVRERLIEMLHYHKNRLEYRKRTEIAVEIVRQVEAEGQFPTADYAFDNGVLTVELTTMIESAGKHWVSEVESSRNILWNDQWQRVDAIGLELRIHHPESFRPIQVTCRNGETKPIWAFTKVVRLKKFGRKRLVIVHEQADLQDPPRFLLTDALHWESGRVMQTWSYRWSCEVFHEVSKQHTGLESAQVRNEEAVNRHFRLSCVAQSILQRTACSGAQSERFEFAQGKQTVGQKLYTLTRQAFDDLLQFIVTRCSHGHTNEQILQALLPS from the coding sequence ATGCTGCCCTTTGTCGCTGTGCCATCGACGATTGCTCAAGAGTTTGGGAAATATCGAGACCTGTTCTGCCGAGGCGCAGGCTTTGAGCAGGTGAGTCGCTATGTGACCGGATTGCTGTTGAGTGAGAACAAAACCTTGCAAGGGATTGCCGGACAATGGGTAGCAGGTGGGGAGGTCGGCGGACGAAGAGCGATGCACGCAGCGGTGTTTGAGGCGGGCTGGAGGAGTTCAGAGTTAATGTCCCATCATCGTGCTGTGATAGCCAAAGAGCATCAGGGGCGAGGGCGAGAAGTCATCAGTCTGGATTGGACGCTCAGCCATCACGATTGGGGCAAGCAGATCTTTGGGGTGAAGCGATCCTATGATTATGTGGAACATCGGATGAGTTGCTTTCAAACGGTGGTGACGGCGACGATTGCGAACCGCCACCTAATTGATGGGATTGACGTGGTGGTGCAGTTTCCAGATTTTTCAGTGGCAGAACGGGAGTATCTGAAGGTGACGGCAAAATCCCACTATGACGATTTAGACCAAGTGCGAGAACGACTGATTGAGATGTTGCATTATCACAAGAATCGATTGGAGTATCGCAAACGCACCGAGATTGCCGTCGAGATTGTGCGCCAAGTGGAAGCGGAAGGACAATTTCCCACCGCCGATTATGCGTTTGACAATGGGGTGTTGACTGTTGAGTTAACCACCATGATTGAGTCCGCAGGAAAACACTGGGTGAGTGAAGTTGAAAGTTCTCGCAACATCTTGTGGAATGACCAATGGCAACGGGTAGATGCGATTGGTTTAGAACTCAGAATCCATCACCCAGAGAGCTTTCGCCCGATTCAAGTCACTTGCCGCAACGGCGAAACGAAACCGATTTGGGCATTTACCAAAGTCGTGCGCCTCAAGAAGTTTGGACGCAAGCGATTGGTCATCGTCCACGAGCAAGCAGATTTACAAGACCCACCTCGCTTCCTGCTCACCGATGCGTTGCATTGGGAAAGTGGGCGAGTCATGCAGACTTGGAGTTATCGATGGTCCTGCGAGGTCTTTCATGAGGTGAGCAAACAGCACACCGGGCTAGAGTCGGCTCAGGTGCGGAACGAGGAAGCGGTCAACCGTCACTTCCGTCTTAGTTGCGTGGCGCAGTCGATTCTGCAACGGACTGCCTGTTCTGGCGCACAATCTGAACGATTTGAGTTTGCTCAAGGCAAGCAAACGGTGGGACAGAAGCTCTATACCCTCACTCGTCAAGCCTTTGATGATTTGCTGCAATTCATTGTGACGCGATGTTCTCACGGACATACAAATGAACAGATTTTACAAGCTCTCCTCCCCAGTTGA
- a CDS encoding hypothetical protein (IMG reference gene:2510096365) — protein sequence MALRSESEFAQRVAVLATMHRKETAIAPLLKQELGIEVVVPPNFNSDRFGTFTRDIERPADQIETAKLKALAALEMTNETIAIASEGTFGPHPAMPFLPCDREVVVLIDQIHELVLIGEALSTETNFSHAAIASIDEALAFAQKAGFPAHGLVAMPNSHCRDTSQIHKGITTETQLIETVTHLLKMVGSVHLETDMRAMHNPTRMKVIQQATQDLIRKAKQSCPECGLPGFDVTEYRRGLPCALCCHPTNQILASIYRCQRCGFEQPVMFPHGIQAADPTFCEFCNP from the coding sequence ATGGCTCTAAGGTCGGAATCGGAATTTGCTCAGCGGGTGGCAGTGCTCGCTACAATGCACCGTAAGGAAACCGCGATCGCGCCGTTGCTGAAACAAGAATTGGGGATTGAGGTGGTGGTGCCGCCGAATTTTAATAGCGATCGCTTTGGTACATTTACCCGTGACATTGAGCGTCCGGCAGACCAGATTGAAACTGCCAAGTTGAAGGCACTTGCCGCGCTAGAGATGACAAACGAAACGATCGCAATTGCTAGTGAAGGCACCTTTGGTCCCCATCCAGCCATGCCCTTTCTGCCCTGCGACCGGGAAGTTGTAGTGTTAATTGATCAGATCCATGAGTTGGTGTTGATAGGGGAAGCCCTTTCCACAGAAACAAACTTTAGCCATGCGGCGATCGCATCCATCGATGAAGCCCTCGCTTTCGCCCAAAAAGCTGGCTTTCCAGCACATGGATTGGTTGCCATGCCAAACTCTCACTGCCGGGATACCAGTCAAATTCATAAAGGCATTACGACTGAAACCCAACTGATTGAGACAGTGACCCATCTGTTGAAAATGGTCGGGAGTGTTCATCTAGAAACGGATATGCGGGCAATGCACAACCCCACTCGCATGAAGGTGATCCAGCAAGCAACCCAGGATTTAATTCGTAAAGCCAAGCAGTCCTGTCCGGAGTGTGGTTTGCCCGGATTTGACGTGACAGAATATCGACGCGGCTTGCCCTGTGCACTCTGTTGCCATCCTACCAATCAAATTCTGGCATCCATCTATCGCTGCCAACGATGCGGGTTTGAGCAACCTGTGATGTTTCCGCATGGCATCCAAGCAGCCGATCCAACCTTTTGTGAATTTTGCAATCCGTAA
- a CDS encoding hypothetical protein (IMG reference gene:2510096366), whose amino-acid sequence MTDLSDLSGLLARAIAIAASAHQNQRDRSNAPYILHPLRMMMRGQTLEEQIVAVLHDVVEDSDWTLEQLADEGFPSEIVDAIACLTRCEQESYDEFIARILSNSLATRVKRYDLEDNMTLTRLGQLTNKDMERLHRYHTAYQRIMAKLNDQLMVQATNVDVSKV is encoded by the coding sequence ATGACAGACTTATCAGATTTATCTGGACTGTTAGCACGGGCGATCGCAATTGCCGCCTCTGCCCATCAAAACCAGCGCGATCGCAGTAATGCCCCTTATATCTTGCATCCTCTCCGCATGATGATGCGAGGACAGACGCTAGAAGAACAAATTGTGGCGGTGTTGCATGACGTGGTGGAAGACTCTGATTGGACGCTGGAACAACTGGCAGACGAAGGATTTCCGTCCGAAATTGTAGACGCGATCGCCTGTCTCACTCGTTGCGAACAGGAAAGCTACGACGAATTCATTGCTCGTATTCTGTCCAACTCCTTAGCCACTCGCGTTAAACGCTATGACTTGGAAGACAACATGACACTCACCCGCTTGGGGCAACTTACCAATAAAGATATGGAGCGGCTGCATCGATATCACACTGCCTATCAACGAATCATGGCAAAACTCAACGACCAACTAATGGTTCAAGCTACGAATGTGGACGTGAGCAAAGTTTAA